The proteins below come from a single Prolixibacter sp. NT017 genomic window:
- a CDS encoding TonB-dependent siderophore receptor, whose protein sequence is MKGILLAAAVTLWVTAAEAQKQDSVKNYQLEQVIVNASRSQSKLGDIPRKIDVLTKNDLQASPADNVGDLLKNTVAVDIIEYPGIKASIGMRGFAPSTDNKYNVLLINGIPAGTENFGTLSTGYLQQVEIMKGPYSSLYGTNAMGGVINLVTPKSTGKLVGSVRGGFGSFNTSQLSGHIGGSLTKKLSFDLNLSGLGQNSDYKTGKNNLLHRSAIEKEILDPSTFDKKYSNTSYKKYNEGLRLGYQFSDKVEANYYQRLFAGRDVMTNGTIYGVYGNSKKDITRWSHGLNVAVNGNRHKLSVSPYFSREVNNYYNIAGTNDFVETENVYKEFGVMATDKWLLGKHNLVYGIDWNNKQYESKRWADVGERTAPYQPNYRNGALGVFAEGNLNFLQDKLQVSAGLRYDNINFHLFATPEMETDALSENHQVVNPHLAAQYKITSNWRVFTGYGTGFHSPDAFQKAGSYSYSSSYGKYNYKGNPNLKPEKSRSFDGGFAYANRDNGLSGSLTYFDTHHLDMIDYDRSNPDYTTFKNTSKEHMNGLEAGFAYDFGASSDYAWSLRVFANATYLLHAKSEDNDVKSNLKYVRKANANFGIEYRDFKHWQTRLSGRYIGHRYEDNWLYTYDYTTYEVIPYTTADGTAVRPSLINDSVLKHPQFLVFDWTGSYAFAENYTIGVTVSNLLDEIYTEKDGYPMPGRSVGGTFTWRF, encoded by the coding sequence ATGAAAGGCATTTTATTAGCTGCAGCCGTAACACTATGGGTAACGGCAGCAGAAGCTCAGAAACAGGATTCGGTAAAGAACTACCAACTGGAACAGGTAATTGTGAATGCTTCGCGCTCACAATCCAAGCTGGGAGATATTCCCCGCAAAATCGATGTTTTGACAAAGAACGATTTACAAGCTTCACCAGCCGATAATGTAGGCGATTTATTAAAAAATACGGTGGCAGTCGATATTATCGAATACCCCGGCATCAAAGCCAGTATTGGGATGCGTGGTTTTGCTCCCTCGACGGATAACAAATACAACGTGCTGCTCATTAACGGAATTCCGGCTGGAACAGAAAACTTCGGAACTCTCAGCACTGGTTACCTTCAACAGGTAGAAATCATGAAGGGCCCCTACTCTTCCCTGTACGGAACCAATGCCATGGGTGGGGTCATTAACCTGGTAACCCCCAAGAGTACAGGTAAACTAGTGGGAAGTGTCCGTGGCGGTTTTGGCTCTTTCAATACCTCCCAGCTTTCAGGCCATATCGGCGGTAGCCTCACAAAAAAACTGTCTTTTGATCTGAACCTGAGCGGACTGGGTCAAAACAGCGATTACAAAACCGGAAAGAACAATTTGTTACACCGCTCAGCCATCGAAAAAGAGATCCTCGATCCTTCCACTTTCGACAAAAAATATTCGAATACTTCGTATAAAAAATACAACGAAGGATTGCGACTGGGCTACCAATTCTCCGATAAGGTGGAAGCCAACTACTATCAACGGCTTTTTGCCGGTCGCGATGTGATGACCAACGGAACAATTTACGGTGTGTATGGCAACAGCAAAAAGGATATCACCCGCTGGTCACACGGACTCAATGTGGCAGTAAACGGAAATCGTCACAAACTCTCGGTTTCGCCCTATTTCAGCCGCGAGGTAAACAACTATTACAACATTGCCGGAACCAACGATTTCGTGGAAACAGAAAACGTTTATAAGGAGTTTGGAGTGATGGCCACCGATAAATGGTTGTTGGGAAAACACAACCTGGTTTACGGTATCGATTGGAACAACAAGCAGTACGAATCGAAACGATGGGCAGACGTCGGTGAGCGAACAGCTCCTTATCAGCCTAATTACCGCAACGGTGCATTGGGTGTGTTCGCCGAAGGAAACCTGAATTTTCTACAGGACAAACTGCAGGTTTCAGCCGGTCTGCGTTACGACAACATCAATTTCCATCTTTTCGCTACGCCGGAAATGGAAACCGATGCTCTTTCCGAAAATCACCAGGTGGTCAATCCGCACCTGGCCGCACAGTACAAGATCACCTCTAACTGGCGTGTTTTCACCGGGTACGGAACCGGTTTCCACTCGCCTGATGCCTTTCAGAAAGCAGGAAGTTACAGCTATTCCTCTTCGTACGGAAAGTATAATTACAAAGGGAACCCAAACCTAAAACCTGAAAAATCACGCTCCTTCGACGGGGGCTTTGCCTATGCCAACCGTGATAATGGTTTGAGTGGAAGTCTGACCTACTTCGACACACATCATCTGGATATGATTGACTACGACCGGTCGAACCCCGATTACACTACCTTCAAAAATACCAGTAAGGAACATATGAACGGACTGGAAGCTGGTTTTGCTTACGACTTCGGAGCAAGTTCTGACTATGCCTGGTCGTTGCGTGTTTTCGCCAATGCCACCTATTTGCTACATGCCAAATCAGAAGACAACGACGTGAAGTCCAATCTGAAGTATGTTCGTAAAGCCAATGCCAACTTCGGAATCGAATACCGCGATTTTAAACACTGGCAAACCCGTTTGTCAGGTCGCTATATCGGGCACAGGTATGAGGATAACTGGCTGTACACGTACGACTACACCACCTACGAAGTCATTCCATATACCACGGCCGATGGAACAGCCGTCCGCCCGTCACTCATCAATGATTCTGTATTGAAACATCCGCAATTCCTGGTATTCGATTGGACCGGTTCGTACGCCTTCGCGGAGAACTATACGATTGGTGTTACTGTATCCAACCTGCTCGATGAGATATATACCGAGAAAGACGGTTACCCGATGCCGGGCCGTTCGGTTGGAGGAACCTTTACCTGGAGATTTTAA
- the cobU gene encoding bifunctional adenosylcobinamide kinase/adenosylcobinamide-phosphate guanylyltransferase → MANVIFITGGQRSGKSSFAQQKAEELAPGPVYVATARVWDEEFRQRIQRHQHDRGSHWTTIEEEKYLSQPDLTGRVVVLDCVTLWLTNFFVDNDFNTEQSLEQAKAEWKQLIEQDFTLLVVSNEIGMGIIPDKEMPRHFADLQGWMNQFIARTANEVYLMVSGIPVKIK, encoded by the coding sequence ATGGCTAACGTCATTTTCATAACCGGCGGTCAACGTTCCGGAAAAAGCTCCTTTGCCCAGCAAAAGGCTGAGGAGCTTGCTCCGGGCCCTGTTTATGTTGCAACTGCCCGCGTCTGGGACGAGGAATTTCGTCAGCGAATTCAGCGTCACCAACACGACAGGGGGTCACACTGGACCACCATCGAAGAAGAGAAATACCTGAGTCAACCAGACTTAACAGGAAGAGTTGTTGTGCTCGATTGCGTTACCCTCTGGCTCACCAATTTTTTTGTCGATAATGATTTCAATACGGAGCAATCACTGGAACAGGCAAAGGCCGAATGGAAACAATTGATCGAACAAGACTTTACCCTGCTGGTCGTTTCCAATGAAATTGGCATGGGGATTATTCCCGACAAGGAAATGCCCCGCCATTTTGCCGATTTGCAAGGCTGGATGAACCAGTTTATTGCCCGCACTGCCAACGAGGTTTACCTCATGGTTTCCGGTATTCCGGTAAAAATAAAGTAA
- the cobT gene encoding nicotinate-nucleotide--dimethylbenzimidazole phosphoribosyltransferase → MTKEELIQALQHKIDNKTKPTGSLGQLERIAMQLGLIQQTLSPKLENPAMFVFAADHGLADEGISPYPKEVTWQMAMNFMKGGAAINVFCRQHDIQIKIVDAGVDFDFPEDGPVIRAKIARGTRNMRHEPAMTMDECQRALGQGAQLVRETFEKGSNVIGFGEMGIGNTSASSLLMHKFTGYSIEACTGRGAGLQDAALDRKTRLLKEVAEKYTTETPLETLATFGGLEIAMMCGGMLEAARLGIVVLVDGFIATAAALTACQFEPEVLDNLIFCHTSDEKGHRLMLSYLKAEPVLNLGLRLGEGTGAALAYPLLVSATKFINEMASFDEVGVSSK, encoded by the coding sequence ATGACCAAAGAAGAATTAATACAAGCACTGCAACACAAAATTGACAACAAAACAAAACCTACCGGTTCGCTCGGCCAACTGGAGCGAATTGCCATGCAACTCGGATTAATTCAGCAAACCCTTTCGCCCAAACTGGAAAATCCGGCCATGTTTGTTTTTGCTGCCGATCACGGGCTGGCCGATGAGGGGATTAGCCCTTACCCCAAAGAAGTGACCTGGCAAATGGCCATGAATTTCATGAAGGGCGGAGCTGCGATCAACGTATTTTGCCGCCAGCATGATATTCAGATCAAAATCGTCGATGCCGGTGTCGATTTCGACTTTCCGGAAGACGGCCCTGTTATCCGGGCCAAAATAGCCAGAGGAACCCGGAATATGCGCCATGAACCGGCCATGACAATGGACGAATGCCAAAGGGCTCTCGGACAGGGTGCACAACTGGTTCGCGAAACTTTCGAAAAAGGTTCCAACGTCATCGGATTTGGCGAAATGGGCATTGGAAATACATCTGCTTCTTCGTTGCTGATGCATAAATTCACCGGATATTCCATCGAAGCGTGTACCGGCCGCGGTGCCGGGTTGCAGGATGCGGCACTGGATCGGAAGACCAGGCTGTTGAAAGAGGTGGCAGAAAAATACACAACGGAAACGCCACTGGAAACGCTGGCGACATTCGGCGGACTGGAAATTGCCATGATGTGTGGCGGGATGTTGGAAGCAGCACGCCTGGGCATAGTTGTCCTGGTGGATGGCTTTATTGCCACAGCAGCTGCATTAACAGCCTGCCAGTTCGAACCGGAAGTACTTGATAACCTGATATTTTGCCATACATCCGATGAAAAGGGTCACCGGCTGATGTTAAGTTACCTGAAAGCGGAACCGGTGCTGAACCTCGGCCTGCGTCTAGGTGAAGGAACCGGAGCCGCCCTGGCTTATCCCCTCCTGGTTTCGGCAACAAAATTTATTAACGAAATGGCCAGTTTCGACGAAGTCGGTGTTTCATCCAAATAA
- a CDS encoding adenosylcobinamide-GDP ribazoletransferase — MIKNEIKAFLTAVMFYTRLPVPFLFEHHPEYLSRGTTWLTFIGWIVGGVSALIFLAAQMLFPATVAILFSMVATILLTGAFHEDGFADMCDGFGGGYGKEQILNIMKDSRLGTYGGAGLILMLLMKFSVLSNIDARLIPLAMLAGHAFSRWAPVWLIKVGKYVQRTDAKAKPVAESIGWPRLFFSGLFAIIPLLFLPEWSIFWVIPVTAAGIVFFFRYLKKHIGGYTGDTLGASQQLAEITFYLVMLAAHNG; from the coding sequence ATGATCAAAAACGAAATCAAAGCGTTTCTAACTGCCGTGATGTTCTATACCCGGTTGCCTGTCCCGTTCCTCTTCGAGCACCATCCGGAATATTTAAGCCGGGGAACAACCTGGCTTACTTTTATTGGCTGGATTGTTGGTGGCGTATCAGCTCTGATTTTCCTGGCTGCACAAATGTTGTTCCCGGCAACAGTAGCTATTCTCTTTAGTATGGTCGCAACGATTCTACTTACCGGCGCTTTTCATGAAGACGGCTTTGCCGATATGTGCGACGGTTTTGGTGGCGGATACGGAAAAGAGCAAATACTGAACATCATGAAAGATTCGCGGTTAGGAACCTATGGCGGCGCCGGACTTATCCTGATGTTACTAATGAAGTTCTCGGTATTGTCGAATATCGACGCCCGGCTCATTCCGCTCGCGATGCTGGCCGGACATGCTTTTAGCCGCTGGGCCCCGGTCTGGCTCATCAAAGTGGGGAAATACGTACAACGAACCGACGCAAAAGCCAAACCCGTTGCAGAAAGCATCGGATGGCCCCGTCTCTTCTTTTCCGGCTTGTTTGCCATCATTCCGCTGCTTTTTCTGCCGGAATGGAGCATCTTTTGGGTAATTCCAGTAACAGCAGCCGGGATAGTGTTCTTCTTTCGTTACCTGAAAAAACACATCGGAGGCTATACCGGCGATACGCTGGGAGCTTCGCAGCAGCTGGCAGAAATAACTTTTTACCTGGTCATGCTGGCCGCTCATAATGGATAG
- a CDS encoding histidine phosphatase family protein: MGTVVLIRHTSVDVPAGTIYGQTDVLPDRTFAAEAEKLKSEVRPFTGFSVFSSPLTRCRMLAEALFPGREIHFDQRITELDFGNWESRRWEEIEQLEEGRYWFDRYQTVRCPGGEGYPDLYSRVRDFLICYRKEFAGGAVIITHGGPFRVLAGLLKGMSAEGVWDLPAPPYGGLELFELE; encoded by the coding sequence ATGGGAACTGTGGTATTAATCAGACATACAAGCGTTGACGTACCGGCAGGGACGATTTACGGACAAACGGATGTTCTTCCCGATCGCACGTTTGCTGCCGAAGCAGAGAAACTAAAGAGCGAAGTTCGTCCGTTTACCGGCTTTTCGGTATTTTCAAGCCCGTTGACCCGCTGCCGGATGCTGGCCGAAGCACTCTTCCCCGGAAGGGAAATCCACTTCGATCAACGAATCACTGAACTTGACTTTGGTAACTGGGAAAGCCGTCGCTGGGAGGAGATAGAACAGCTGGAAGAAGGGCGTTACTGGTTCGACCGTTATCAAACAGTCCGTTGCCCGGGAGGCGAAGGTTATCCGGACCTGTATAGCCGCGTACGTGACTTTCTTATCTGCTACCGCAAAGAATTCGCCGGCGGTGCAGTCATTATAACACACGGCGGTCCTTTCCGGGTATTGGCCGGGTTATTAAAAGGAATGAGTGCGGAAGGTGTATGGGATTTGCCGGCCCCGCCTTACGGCGGATTGGAATTATTTGAACTGGAATAG
- a CDS encoding cobyric acid synthase translates to MEKILKPVMFVGTGSDVGKSIITAGFCRILKQDGYRPAPFKAQNMSLNSYATPEGLEIGRAQAVQAEAAGIACRSEMNPVLLKPTGDQHSQVVLNGKPIGNQSAKAYFLETDRDYLFNQAMKAWHYLNGKYHPVVMEGAGSISELNLRDKDITNMRIARQTGAATFLVADIDRGGVFASVYGSVMLLPPEERDLIAGIIINKFRGDMSLFDEGRKIMEEITGKPVVGVIPYFRNIRIEDEDAVPLALKRHHPVQGKINVAVVLLPRMANFTDFSLLEQISSVNLYFTHDISAIREADMVILPGSKNTIDDLLYLKSTGMADELVKAAQNGKPLYGICGGYQMMGTEIHDPEGVEGKVRSVKGLGILPVTTTLTGEKITRQRQFAYRKGKALTNSGYEIHMGETVLVGGKPVACFEDGTRDGCLLNEHCWGSYLHGIFDNREVVEQILKTVSPGFSEPIPDYLAFKEKQYDKLATHIRKHVDMDQFYRLVTHENQGQ, encoded by the coding sequence ATGGAAAAAATATTGAAGCCCGTTATGTTCGTAGGAACCGGTTCTGATGTAGGGAAAAGCATCATCACCGCCGGATTTTGCCGGATACTGAAACAGGATGGCTACCGTCCGGCACCGTTCAAAGCGCAGAATATGTCACTGAACAGCTATGCCACTCCCGAGGGACTGGAGATTGGCCGGGCACAAGCCGTGCAAGCTGAGGCGGCCGGTATTGCCTGCCGGAGTGAAATGAATCCGGTCCTGCTGAAACCCACCGGCGATCAACATTCACAGGTGGTACTGAACGGCAAGCCTATCGGGAACCAGTCGGCAAAAGCCTATTTCCTGGAAACAGATCGCGACTACCTGTTTAACCAGGCAATGAAAGCCTGGCATTACCTCAACGGGAAATATCATCCGGTGGTGATGGAAGGTGCGGGCAGTATTTCAGAACTCAATCTGCGCGACAAGGATATCACCAATATGCGGATTGCCCGGCAAACCGGCGCGGCCACGTTCCTGGTTGCCGACATCGACCGGGGAGGCGTTTTTGCCAGCGTATACGGCTCGGTGATGTTGCTGCCTCCCGAAGAACGCGATTTGATTGCCGGCATCATTATCAACAAGTTCCGGGGTGACATGTCTCTTTTCGACGAAGGCCGAAAAATAATGGAAGAGATTACCGGGAAACCGGTGGTGGGAGTCATTCCTTACTTTCGTAACATCCGTATTGAAGATGAGGACGCTGTTCCGCTGGCGTTGAAAAGACATCATCCCGTTCAGGGAAAAATCAATGTGGCAGTGGTGTTGCTTCCCCGCATGGCTAACTTCACCGATTTCAGTCTTCTCGAGCAAATCAGCAGCGTCAATCTTTACTTTACACACGATATTTCAGCCATACGTGAAGCCGATATGGTTATTCTGCCCGGCTCCAAAAATACCATCGACGATCTGCTCTACCTGAAAAGCACCGGCATGGCCGACGAACTGGTAAAGGCCGCACAAAACGGAAAACCGTTATATGGCATTTGCGGCGGCTATCAAATGATGGGGACAGAAATTCATGACCCGGAAGGTGTGGAAGGCAAAGTCCGGTCGGTGAAAGGACTCGGAATACTCCCGGTAACTACTACCCTGACCGGTGAAAAGATTACCCGACAGCGACAGTTTGCCTACCGGAAAGGGAAAGCCTTAACCAACAGCGGCTACGAAATTCATATGGGAGAGACTGTTCTCGTCGGTGGAAAACCGGTAGCCTGCTTCGAAGACGGAACTCGCGATGGCTGTCTGCTCAACGAGCATTGCTGGGGAAGTTACCTCCACGGCATATTCGATAACCGCGAGGTGGTAGAACAAATACTAAAGACGGTCAGTCCCGGATTTTCGGAACCCATTCCCGACTACCTGGCTTTTAAAGAAAAGCAGTACGACAAACTTGCCACGCACATCCGGAAGCATGTCGATATGGATCAGTTTTACCGATTGGTAACCCATGAAAACCAGGGACAATGA
- a CDS encoding histidinol-phosphate transaminase: MIHGHGDDQNFRGTSLRADFSSNTYYGGLPPGLTEHLQDQIPRLAHYPEPDAAELTRLLADLHNISPEQVFPGNGATALIYRLARLYTGKRSAIHIPTFSEYEDACRLNNHQLTYFHRNSLSTQSSPNADVIWLCNPNNPDGSLLPSVDIETLLKTHRQTMVIVDEAYEPLAFQPCSVLPLLPKYPNLVVIRSLTKAFAMPGIRLGYVVAYPGIIAQLKHFAQPWELGTMTQETGKFIAVNHQSLLPDRKKLEKETNLFREQLQQLPEFAFYPTSCPFLLGQTLQGKASELKHWLQDKYSLLIRDAGNFRGLDSSHFRVSLRTQKENQLLIEALKQWKA; the protein is encoded by the coding sequence ATGATTCACGGGCACGGTGATGATCAGAATTTCAGGGGGACTTCACTCAGGGCTGACTTCAGCTCCAATACGTATTACGGCGGACTGCCGCCTGGTTTAACCGAACATTTGCAGGACCAAATCCCCCGCTTAGCTCATTATCCCGAACCGGATGCCGCAGAACTTACGAGGTTACTGGCCGATTTGCATAACATATCGCCGGAACAGGTTTTTCCCGGGAATGGCGCAACGGCATTGATTTATCGGCTGGCCAGACTTTACACAGGAAAGCGCTCTGCTATTCATATTCCGACCTTTTCGGAATATGAAGATGCCTGCCGCCTGAATAACCATCAACTAACATACTTCCACAGAAACAGCCTGTCAACTCAATCTTCGCCCAATGCGGATGTTATCTGGCTTTGTAATCCCAACAATCCCGATGGTTCCCTCCTCCCGTCTGTCGATATTGAAACACTGCTGAAGACACATCGACAAACCATGGTAATAGTAGACGAGGCATACGAACCACTGGCTTTCCAACCGTGTTCCGTGCTTCCGCTGCTGCCAAAGTATCCCAACCTGGTAGTCATCCGTTCGCTGACCAAAGCTTTTGCCATGCCTGGTATCCGGTTGGGTTATGTAGTGGCCTATCCGGGAATCATCGCTCAGCTAAAACACTTTGCACAGCCGTGGGAACTGGGAACGATGACGCAGGAAACCGGGAAATTCATCGCGGTAAATCATCAATCACTTCTTCCCGACAGGAAAAAACTGGAAAAGGAAACCAACCTTTTCAGAGAACAATTACAGCAACTACCGGAATTTGCGTTTTATCCGACAAGCTGTCCTTTTTTACTGGGCCAGACACTCCAAGGTAAGGCTTCCGAGTTAAAGCATTGGTTACAGGATAAATACTCGCTACTCATACGTGATGCCGGAAATTTCCGGGGGCTGGATTCCTCTCACTTCCGGGTCTCGCTTCGAACCCAAAAAGAAAATCAACTGCTCATCGAAGCTCTGAAACAATGGAAAGCATAG
- the cbiB gene encoding adenosylcobinamide-phosphate synthase CbiB — protein MESIAYTTAIPILGYLLDLLSGDPRWFPHPVRGFGYLIARGERWLNRGKHRIVTGAFLTLVLVPGTWLLFSIAGSVLYQLSPVIAGIWSVVFFWLGLANQSLISESRAVIDALEKQGIEAGRKQLSYIVGRETNELSPSQIRTAVLETMSENLSDGVVAPLFWYTIGGIPLMFAYKMVNTLDSMIGYKSERYRLFGRFAARLDDIANYLPARLTAFIMAMVSFSFRGLQYAVRYGRRHSSPNAGWPEATLAGILDCRFGGPNRYHGQWVDKPYIGENSQEITNNDFSRAKTINHRVTAAVVLGVILAGII, from the coding sequence ATGGAAAGCATAGCCTACACCACAGCCATTCCCATTTTGGGTTACCTGCTCGACCTGTTATCAGGCGATCCCCGCTGGTTTCCTCATCCCGTAAGGGGATTCGGTTACCTGATTGCCCGCGGGGAGCGTTGGTTGAACAGGGGAAAACACCGCATTGTTACAGGCGCTTTCCTAACTCTGGTTCTCGTACCCGGAACATGGTTACTGTTTTCTATCGCCGGCTCTGTGTTGTACCAGCTATCGCCGGTAATCGCCGGTATTTGGTCAGTAGTTTTTTTCTGGCTCGGGCTGGCCAACCAAAGCCTCATTTCGGAGAGTAGAGCCGTAATAGACGCACTAGAGAAACAAGGTATCGAAGCCGGAAGAAAGCAACTAAGCTATATCGTAGGCCGGGAAACAAATGAATTGTCGCCGTCGCAAATCCGGACGGCCGTACTCGAAACCATGTCGGAAAACCTCAGCGATGGTGTAGTAGCTCCCCTATTCTGGTACACTATCGGAGGCATCCCGTTGATGTTCGCGTACAAGATGGTTAACACGCTTGATTCAATGATTGGCTACAAAAGTGAGCGCTACCGCTTGTTTGGCCGCTTTGCTGCCCGCCTAGACGATATTGCCAACTATCTGCCGGCAAGGTTAACGGCATTCATCATGGCCATGGTCTCCTTTTCGTTTCGCGGATTACAGTATGCCGTTCGGTACGGTCGCCGCCATAGCAGTCCCAATGCTGGGTGGCCCGAAGCGACACTGGCCGGTATTCTCGATTGCCGTTTCGGAGGCCCCAACCGGTACCATGGCCAATGGGTAGATAAACCTTATATCGGAGAAAACAGCCAGGAGATTACCAACAATGACTTCTCCAGAGCCAAAACCATCAATCACCGGGTTACTGCTGCCGTAGTATTGGGTGTTATATTGGCGGGCATTATTTAG
- a CDS encoding RagB/SusD family nutrient uptake outer membrane protein produces MKRIKLYCSVLAGILLLLFTGCEPGMEYANPTAESDATYYNTQEHLIYAVNGAYNILQRGGCWARCMPFMLNARSDEYAFTSGAAAGEPSSASLSEYTVQADNDFMSLTWQDLYVLQYAADFALEKLDANQDNAFDLSNTDDKALYDRLRGEAIFLRGLSRFYLVFFWGDQIPDRDYTTTGGEDYTLGASEPGVIYQKMIKDFQDAAGLLPVRSVVYADEANIGRATKGAALAYLAKAYMGRPILDGTAGAGDAEWGKAKEALKKIIDSGEYELVNNYRDNGSDANENNKESIFEVQFCKSLDTDGYNPVADGDIGSWTISGQNTWRQIELTSPNSTESGRWWNGQPSLALYAEFERDANGNIIDPRAYQGLWIPDGARFLGKSGEWIGYDDLFSGGTFANWKGKWFGVRKYGEDGFVSDAGKSGINDRLIRYADVLLMYAECCIETGDETTALTYIDQVRARANNEMVNPSEADQEMFYTEGEGTLPSGEELIAAAPTLGRVVADDGTVILPGTTVNTARRLLKHEYSVELYWEGWRFFNLMRWYNNPNDPDAASMLDNLVNKNAVQVAQTGLTGTATFNYAKDLRVPVPSSELSTNPNMVGNAAN; encoded by the coding sequence ATGAAACGAATCAAATTATACTGCAGTGTCCTGGCGGGAATACTCCTGCTGTTATTTACAGGATGCGAGCCGGGGATGGAGTATGCGAATCCCACGGCAGAGAGTGATGCGACTTATTACAATACACAGGAGCATTTAATTTATGCCGTGAACGGGGCTTACAATATTCTTCAGCGGGGCGGGTGCTGGGCCCGTTGCATGCCATTTATGCTGAATGCCCGGAGTGACGAATATGCTTTTACCAGTGGGGCAGCAGCGGGTGAACCTTCATCGGCCAGCCTGTCGGAGTACACGGTTCAGGCCGATAATGATTTTATGTCGCTGACATGGCAGGATTTATATGTGCTTCAGTATGCAGCAGATTTTGCACTGGAAAAGCTGGATGCCAACCAGGATAATGCTTTTGATTTGAGCAATACGGATGACAAGGCATTGTATGACCGGCTGAGAGGGGAGGCGATTTTCCTACGCGGATTGAGCCGTTTTTACCTGGTGTTTTTCTGGGGCGACCAAATTCCCGACAGAGATTATACAACAACCGGGGGTGAAGATTACACCCTCGGGGCGTCGGAGCCGGGAGTCATTTACCAGAAGATGATCAAGGATTTTCAGGATGCCGCCGGTTTGCTCCCGGTCCGTTCAGTTGTTTACGCCGATGAGGCTAATATCGGGCGTGCCACCAAAGGGGCGGCTCTGGCTTACCTGGCGAAGGCCTATATGGGGCGACCTATCCTGGATGGTACGGCCGGTGCCGGCGATGCTGAGTGGGGTAAGGCCAAAGAAGCCTTGAAAAAGATTATTGATTCGGGCGAATATGAGCTGGTAAACAATTACCGTGACAACGGCTCAGACGCCAATGAAAACAACAAGGAGTCGATATTTGAAGTGCAGTTCTGCAAAAGTCTGGATACTGACGGTTACAACCCCGTGGCTGACGGAGATATCGGCAGCTGGACAATATCGGGGCAAAATACCTGGCGGCAGATAGAACTGACATCCCCTAACTCAACCGAATCGGGAAGATGGTGGAACGGTCAGCCATCATTGGCTTTGTATGCCGAATTTGAGCGTGACGCCAACGGTAACATCATCGACCCGCGCGCCTACCAGGGGTTGTGGATTCCCGACGGTGCCAGGTTCCTGGGAAAATCGGGTGAGTGGATTGGCTACGACGACCTGTTCAGCGGGGGTACATTTGCCAACTGGAAAGGTAAATGGTTCGGGGTACGGAAATACGGCGAAGATGGATTTGTGAGCGATGCGGGGAAAAGCGGCATTAATGACCGGTTAATCCGCTATGCCGATGTTTTATTAATGTATGCCGAATGTTGTATAGAGACGGGGGACGAGACCACCGCTCTTACTTATATCGATCAGGTCAGGGCGCGGGCAAATAACGAAATGGTGAACCCTTCGGAGGCGGACCAGGAAATGTTTTATACAGAAGGCGAAGGAACGCTCCCTTCCGGGGAAGAGTTAATAGCTGCAGCCCCTACATTAGGCCGGGTTGTTGCCGACGATGGAACAGTCATTCTTCCGGGCACAACGGTCAATACGGCCCGTCGGTTACTTAAGCACGAATATTCGGTTGAATTATACTGGGAAGGGTGGCGTTTCTTTAACCTGATGCGCTGGTATAACAATCCCAATGATCCGGATGCAGCTTCTATGCTGGACAACCTGGTAAATAAAAATGCAGTACAGGTGGCCCAGACTGGTTTAACCGGGACGGCAACCTTTAACTATGCCAAAGATTTGCGGGTGCCGGTTCCTTCCTCCGAATTATCGACCAACCCGAATATGGTGGGTAATGCAGCCAATTAA